In one window of Brevinematales bacterium DNA:
- the hslV gene encoding ATP-dependent protease subunit HslV has product MKIKSTTVIGILKDDRLVMGGDGQVTFGDTVLKSNARKIRRIFDDKVLVGFAGATADAFALLERFEGHLKENNGNILKASVALAKEWRTDKLLRRLEALMIVGNKEKILIVSGTGDVIEPEDNIASIGSGGPYALAAARAFIKANPNLDPKFIVEESLKIAGDICIYTNRNITVEEL; this is encoded by the coding sequence ATGAAAATAAAATCGACTACAGTTATAGGTATATTGAAGGATGATAGGCTTGTTATGGGTGGAGATGGACAAGTTACTTTTGGTGATACAGTGCTTAAGTCAAATGCTAGGAAGATAAGAAGGATATTTGATGATAAGGTTTTGGTGGGATTTGCTGGAGCTACTGCTGATGCATTTGCTTTGCTTGAAAGATTTGAAGGACATCTTAAAGAGAATAATGGGAATATACTTAAGGCTTCTGTAGCTCTTGCCAAGGAATGGCGAACAGATAAACTACTTAGAAGACTTGAAGCCCTTATGATAGTGGGTAATAAGGAAAAAATACTTATAGTTTCTGGAACTGGAGATGTTATAGAACCAGAAGATAACATAGCATCTATTGGATCAGGGGGACCTTATGCACTAGCGGCAGCAAGAGCATTTATCAAAGCAAATCCAAACCTTGATCCAAAGTTCATAGTAGAAGAGTCACTTAAGATTGCAGGAGACATATGTATATACACTAACCGAAATATAACTGTTGAGGAATTATGA
- the murF gene encoding UDP-N-acetylmuramoyl-tripeptide--D-alanyl-D-alanine ligase, with the protein MIEVSVSWLAKASKGKLVISNGRKTITNISTDSRTIKLGECFIALKGKNFDGHNFIQECISKGIDTFIVESDYLSSQRFPFTNSNLIVVKDTYKSLMDIGTAYRNDFINTKKIIAITGSSGKTTTKYLISQLLSYKYNVEFSPKSFNNNIGVPLSLFRIDEKTDIGVLEIGMNKKGEIRKLSKIVSPDIGLITNIGYAHIEFLKTVRNIALAKSELFEGIKSGGVVFLNKNSRYLDVLESNAIKYQLKIHYFDVNKAKITNDKGIDGLVFEYDGIQFETPIPGVHNMENLIAGLEVAKFFGIKLQDLIPIVKNLSLPEMRNNVIRGWFTLIDDSYNANPDSMRRAIDLLSNIRTNGRKIAVLGDMLELGEMSKKLHEEIADYLIQKNIDFVICYGENFSLVHDYMISKGIDKNKVISVSSINEIADLLNYIIKEGDTILVKGSRAMRLNEVSSFLENKLKEKL; encoded by the coding sequence ATGATTGAAGTTTCTGTTAGTTGGTTAGCAAAAGCATCAAAAGGAAAACTCGTTATATCAAATGGAAGAAAAACTATAACAAATATTTCAACCGATTCAAGAACTATAAAACTCGGAGAATGTTTTATTGCTTTGAAAGGTAAAAACTTCGATGGGCATAATTTCATCCAAGAATGTATCTCAAAAGGTATAGACACATTCATAGTAGAATCTGATTATCTTAGCTCACAAAGATTTCCATTCACAAATTCTAATCTAATAGTCGTAAAAGATACCTACAAATCCCTTATGGATATAGGAACGGCATACAGAAACGACTTTATAAACACCAAGAAGATAATAGCAATAACTGGAAGTTCCGGGAAAACAACTACAAAATATCTAATTTCTCAACTATTATCATATAAGTACAATGTTGAATTCTCACCTAAAAGCTTTAATAACAACATAGGTGTACCCCTATCATTGTTCCGAATAGATGAAAAAACTGACATAGGAGTGCTAGAAATAGGTATGAATAAGAAAGGAGAAATAAGAAAACTTTCAAAAATAGTTTCACCTGATATAGGACTTATAACTAATATAGGTTACGCACATATAGAGTTTTTAAAAACAGTCAGAAATATTGCTCTAGCAAAATCTGAATTGTTTGAAGGTATAAAAAGTGGAGGGGTTGTCTTTTTAAATAAAAATTCAAGATATCTAGATGTTCTTGAATCTAACGCAATAAAATATCAATTAAAAATACACTACTTTGACGTAAATAAAGCAAAGATAACCAACGACAAAGGTATAGATGGTTTAGTTTTCGAGTATGACGGAATTCAGTTCGAAACTCCTATTCCTGGAGTACATAACATGGAAAATCTTATAGCAGGATTAGAAGTTGCTAAATTCTTTGGTATCAAATTACAAGATCTAATACCAATTGTCAAGAACTTATCCCTACCTGAAATGAGAAATAATGTAATAAGAGGATGGTTCACCTTGATAGATGACTCATATAATGCAAATCCCGATTCAATGAGAAGAGCCATTGACTTACTCAGTAACATTAGGACAAACGGTAGAAAAATAGCAGTTTTAGGTGATATGTTAGAGCTTGGTGAAATGTCTAAAAAACTCCATGAAGAAATAGCAGATTATTTAATACAAAAAAATATTGATTTTGTAATATGCTACGGAGAAAATTTTTCATTAGTTCATGACTACATGATTAGTAAAGGTATAGACAAAAATAAAGTTATATCAGTATCTAGCATAAATGAAATAGCAGACTTGTTAAACTACATAATAAAAGAAGGTGACACAATCTTAGTTAAAGGCTCAAGAGCTATGAGATTGAATGAAGTTTCTTCATTCCTAGAAAATAAACTAAAGGAGAAGTTATGA
- the radA gene encoding DNA repair protein RadA: MSKQKTIFVCQVCGYESLRWLGKCPSCGEWNTFAEEEKYEQPRSKGVVILEKAYPKTITEIEYSEKKRISTNLKQIDSILNGGLVQGQVILLAGEPGIGKSTLMLQIANSISKNGKLLYVNSEESNEQVKIRSNRLNVNSQNLLLYPENRLEDIIQTLVSGDFKFLIIDSIQNIYSEKFLSSPGSVTQVREATSRITEISKYKNITTFIVGHINKEGMIAGPKAIEHIVDTIIMIDKDNKGNYRVLRTVKNRFGPTNSIAIYSLSNRGLEDVPDISTLVSHTPSLVGSVLCPVVEGVRSIVVEVQSLVNPTQFGFAKRTADGIDINRLYMLSAILDKYLNTKLSLYDIYLNITTGFEVKETATDLAVALSILSSLKNKEIPRDIGVFGEIGLGGEIRPIPWFEIRISELQRIGVKKAIVPKNNKPSEIQTDIQIVEVENVYDILSIIT; the protein is encoded by the coding sequence ATGTCTAAGCAAAAGACAATTTTTGTGTGTCAGGTTTGCGGGTATGAAAGTCTGAGATGGTTAGGTAAGTGTCCTTCTTGTGGTGAATGGAATACTTTTGCAGAAGAAGAAAAGTACGAACAGCCGAGAAGTAAAGGTGTAGTGATACTTGAGAAGGCTTATCCTAAGACTATAACTGAAATTGAGTACTCCGAAAAGAAGAGAATTTCGACAAATCTTAAACAGATTGACAGTATTCTAAATGGAGGTCTTGTTCAGGGACAGGTTATATTGTTGGCAGGGGAGCCTGGCATAGGCAAATCAACGCTTATGCTTCAGATAGCAAATTCTATTTCAAAAAACGGCAAACTACTTTATGTAAATAGCGAGGAATCAAACGAGCAGGTAAAAATAAGAAGCAATCGTTTGAATGTAAATAGCCAGAATCTTCTCTTGTATCCAGAGAATAGGTTAGAAGATATAATTCAGACACTAGTATCGGGTGATTTTAAGTTTCTTATTATTGATTCCATACAAAATATATATTCTGAAAAGTTTTTATCATCGCCAGGTAGTGTAACTCAGGTTAGGGAGGCAACTTCAAGAATTACTGAGATATCAAAGTACAAAAATATAACAACATTTATAGTAGGTCATATTAACAAAGAAGGTATGATAGCAGGTCCTAAAGCTATAGAGCATATTGTTGATACGATAATAATGATTGACAAGGATAATAAGGGGAATTATAGAGTTTTAAGAACTGTTAAGAACCGTTTTGGTCCTACGAATAGTATAGCAATATATAGTTTGTCTAACAGAGGACTTGAAGATGTTCCGGATATATCTACGTTAGTTAGTCATACACCTTCACTTGTTGGTAGCGTTTTATGTCCTGTTGTTGAAGGAGTCAGGAGTATAGTTGTTGAAGTTCAATCTCTTGTGAATCCTACACAATTTGGTTTCGCTAAACGTACCGCAGACGGAATAGATATAAATAGACTTTATATGTTATCAGCAATACTTGATAAATACTTGAATACTAAACTATCTTTATATGATATATACTTGAATATAACGACTGGTTTTGAGGTTAAGGAGACTGCTACAGATCTCGCGGTTGCATTATCGATATTGTCGAGTCTTAAGAATAAGGAAATACCAAGAGATATAGGTGTCTTTGGAGAAATAGGTCTTGGTGGTGAAATAAGACCTATACCTTGGTTTGAAATCAGAATATCAGAATTACAAAGAATAGGTGTAAAAAAAGCCATAGTTCCGAAAAATAATAAACCGTCGGAAATTCAAACCGATATCCAAATAGTAGAAGTAGAAAATGTATATGATATATTGTCAATTATTACTTGA
- a CDS encoding metallophosphoesterase yields the protein MRILCVSDVVDKYIYNSDSSGRIKPDLIISCGDLPQDYLEFLMSKFNVPLLFVQGNHDDYQINSIPNIEGTLNLISSSRFDFSSNHDYHKTFAGIEIDRKIVHFNGYTILGFEGCNKYNNGKHQYTQKEMSKRVKSTYWKIMLNKLRNKSYIDIVVTHAPPYGIHDKQDIVHTGFKAFLELMDKFKPKYLLHGHTHIYDNRENRIFDYKGTKVINCYGYYILDI from the coding sequence ATGAGAATACTCTGTGTAAGTGACGTAGTTGACAAATACATCTATAACTCTGATAGTTCAGGAAGAATAAAACCTGATCTCATTATATCGTGTGGAGATCTACCACAAGATTATCTTGAATTTCTGATGTCAAAGTTCAATGTCCCATTACTGTTTGTCCAAGGAAACCATGATGACTACCAAATAAATTCAATACCAAATATAGAAGGAACACTAAACTTGATAAGTAGCTCTAGATTCGACTTCTCATCTAACCATGATTATCATAAAACTTTTGCTGGAATAGAAATCGATAGGAAAATAGTCCATTTCAATGGATACACAATATTAGGTTTTGAAGGCTGTAACAAATACAACAACGGGAAACACCAATACACACAAAAAGAGATGAGTAAAAGAGTAAAAAGCACCTACTGGAAAATAATGCTCAACAAACTAAGAAATAAATCTTACATTGATATAGTAGTAACCCATGCACCACCATATGGAATACACGACAAACAAGATATAGTCCATACTGGATTCAAAGCATTTTTGGAGCTGATGGATAAATTCAAACCCAAATACCTACTTCACGGGCATACACACATATACGATAATAGAGAAAACAGAATATTTGATTATAAAGGTACAAAAGTTATAAATTGTTATGGATATTATATACTTGATATATAG
- a CDS encoding cation:proton antiporter has translation MTFHIDTITGIFLVFLVSAIFLYIFGRFQVPFIVSLILSGIVLNQIGVLNHNEVFKEIADFGVMLMLFFVGVEFSLRILWSYRKEVVLIGLGQIVLTSILPLTVLWLITKDFKVAFVLSSVIVMSSTITILSIVEKKGAIGIRYGRITFLISLIQDIVSILILVALSFIVNTESSSANLFVGSLIVILYFVALYYFTKTRFAEILVVRDRYLIVFLAIVISFGSATVAKFSGLSPFLGAFIAGMIISESFFGRQIASEVLPIKEIFVGFFFVYIGASITLSLLIKNFSVIILTTLCIVVFKFLVMFLILLANRESVEHNLRSSSLISSMGEFGFLILSISLRGNVISDDVFVIFSSSIVLSMILSSLSFQFVDRIADRISILKIKEWNKGILGKFDVIIVGFGPVGRKVTEILINMNVPHVILETNSETVRKNRKVFNIHFGDAKRESTLRWVGIENSKLLVITTPVKNESLTISETARALNPNINIVARARFTSEAESLRQNRITNVLCDEEIVADYMVDFIRNSYFLSSGK, from the coding sequence ATGACTTTTCATATAGATACTATTACAGGAATATTTCTAGTATTTTTAGTTTCAGCTATATTCCTATATATATTTGGAAGATTTCAAGTACCTTTCATAGTATCGTTGATTCTATCAGGTATTGTTTTAAACCAAATAGGTGTGTTGAATCATAACGAAGTTTTCAAGGAAATAGCAGATTTCGGTGTTATGCTTATGTTGTTTTTTGTAGGTGTTGAGTTTTCTCTAAGAATCCTTTGGAGTTATAGAAAAGAAGTAGTACTTATAGGATTGGGACAGATTGTGTTAACATCTATATTACCGTTAACTGTGCTGTGGTTGATTACTAAGGATTTCAAAGTTGCTTTCGTTTTGTCTTCTGTTATTGTAATGAGTAGTACTATAACTATACTGTCTATCGTAGAGAAAAAAGGAGCAATAGGAATAAGATATGGTAGAATTACTTTTCTAATTTCGCTTATACAGGATATTGTATCAATACTAATCCTTGTAGCTTTGTCTTTTATAGTTAATACTGAAAGTTCAAGTGCTAATTTATTCGTTGGCAGTTTGATAGTCATCTTGTATTTTGTAGCATTGTACTATTTCACTAAAACTAGATTTGCTGAGATACTAGTTGTACGTGATAGATATCTTATTGTATTTTTAGCGATTGTTATAAGTTTTGGTAGTGCTACAGTTGCTAAATTTTCAGGTTTATCTCCATTTTTAGGTGCATTCATAGCAGGAATGATAATATCTGAGTCTTTTTTTGGACGGCAGATAGCATCAGAAGTTTTACCTATTAAGGAGATTTTTGTTGGTTTTTTCTTTGTTTATATTGGGGCTTCGATAACTTTGTCACTTCTTATAAAGAATTTTTCAGTAATAATACTTACAACTCTATGTATTGTTGTTTTTAAGTTTTTGGTTATGTTTTTAATACTACTAGCTAATAGAGAATCTGTGGAGCATAATTTAAGGTCTTCTTCTCTTATTAGTAGTATGGGTGAATTTGGGTTTCTTATACTTTCGATCTCATTAAGAGGTAATGTAATATCGGATGATGTATTTGTTATATTCTCGTCGTCGATAGTTTTGAGTATGATTTTATCATCTCTTTCTTTTCAGTTTGTTGATAGAATTGCGGATAGGATATCGATTCTCAAGATTAAAGAGTGGAATAAAGGTATTCTAGGGAAATTTGATGTAATAATAGTTGGATTTGGGCCTGTAGGGAGGAAGGTTACTGAAATACTTATCAATATGAATGTTCCACACGTGATATTAGAGACAAATTCTGAAACTGTCAGAAAGAATAGAAAAGTTTTTAATATACATTTTGGAGATGCTAAAAGAGAAAGTACATTGAGATGGGTTGGTATTGAGAATTCCAAATTACTTGTCATAACAACTCCTGTTAAGAATGAATCTCTTACTATATCTGAGACAGCTAGAGCTCTTAATCCTAATATCAATATAGTAGCTAGAGCAAGATTTACTTCAGAGGCAGAGTCTCTTAGGCAGAACAGGATAACTAATGTTTTGTGTGATGAAGAAATTGTTGCGGATTACATGGTAGATTTTATAAGAAACAGTTATTTTCTTTCTTCTGGGAAGTAA
- the tgt gene encoding tRNA guanosine(34) transglycosylase Tgt yields the protein MEFRVLYKSTKSKARVGEIVIGSIVIPTPVFMPVGTQASVKTLSSEEVSELSNGIILSNTYHLYLRPGVEVIEDAGGLHSFMNWDKALLTDSGGFQVFSLNEFTKVSEEGVRFKSHIDGSYHFFTPERVVEIQLRFGSNIIMPLDEPVPPNTTYNYTKEATERTSNWAKRSIQTFLSLKDYIPRKLTTSRFQNIRNLNYHFGIVQGGFFKELRKISVEDICSLEFDGFAIGGLSVGEEKSQMYDILDYTANLLPENKPRYLMGVGTPEDIIIAVMNGIDMFDCVFPTRAGRRGLFFTSQGRINIKNKKYERDFSPPDPMCDCYTCLKYSKAYIRHLIRSEEMLGYRLTTIHNLYFFKKLTSQIRNAIIEDNIENMYNNLKVMLQNINIDS from the coding sequence ATGGAATTTAGAGTTTTATACAAATCAACTAAGAGCAAAGCAAGAGTCGGAGAGATAGTTATAGGTAGCATAGTTATACCAACACCTGTTTTTATGCCTGTTGGAACACAAGCAAGCGTGAAAACACTTTCCTCAGAAGAAGTTTCAGAATTAAGCAACGGAATTATACTTTCGAATACTTATCACTTATACTTACGGCCAGGAGTCGAAGTCATAGAAGATGCCGGTGGATTACACTCATTTATGAATTGGGACAAAGCACTACTAACTGACAGTGGTGGATTCCAAGTATTTAGTTTAAACGAGTTTACAAAAGTATCCGAAGAAGGAGTAAGATTTAAATCTCACATAGACGGATCGTACCACTTTTTTACCCCTGAAAGAGTTGTTGAAATTCAGTTAAGATTTGGATCAAACATAATAATGCCACTCGATGAACCTGTACCTCCTAATACAACTTACAACTACACTAAAGAAGCAACAGAAAGAACATCAAATTGGGCTAAAAGATCAATTCAGACATTTCTATCATTGAAAGACTATATTCCAAGAAAACTCACTACAAGTAGATTTCAAAACATAAGAAACCTAAACTACCACTTCGGAATAGTTCAAGGTGGATTCTTTAAAGAGCTTAGAAAAATAAGCGTTGAAGATATATGTTCTCTTGAATTTGACGGGTTTGCCATAGGTGGATTAAGCGTAGGAGAAGAAAAATCACAAATGTACGATATACTAGATTATACTGCTAATCTACTTCCAGAAAACAAACCCCGTTACCTAATGGGGGTAGGTACACCAGAAGATATAATAATAGCAGTCATGAATGGCATTGATATGTTTGATTGTGTGTTTCCGACAAGAGCAGGTAGAAGAGGTCTATTTTTTACCTCTCAAGGCAGAATTAACATAAAGAACAAAAAATACGAAAGAGATTTTTCACCACCAGATCCCATGTGTGATTGCTATACTTGCTTAAAATACTCAAAAGCATACATAAGACATCTGATAAGATCAGAAGAAATGTTGGGCTATAGATTAACTACAATACACAACCTATATTTCTTTAAAAAACTCACATCACAAATAAGAAATGCTATAATAGAAGATAATATTGAAAATATGTACAACAATTTAAAAGTAATGTTACAAAACATCAATATTGACTCATAA
- a CDS encoding Hsp70 family protein has product MVGIDFGTTKCAIGYYDNGEVKIVTDRRGKKTIPSVVAFLPDGSVIVGEGAKGRLFIDNNNVIKSVKRYLGTNHRFVINEKEYSPEEVASFILSKLKEIAEYYLNEIVKDIVITVPAYFSDLQRNALKNACKLAGLNVVRIINEPTAAAIAYGLSKVDGNKNIVVYDLGGGTFDVSILNVSDGVFEVLATSGNNSLGGEDFDRAVAEVIIEEYKNKEGIDLSSDKVILQKLYEEVEKAKINLSEEEVVEVIVPFVGATENSIKHLTFTLTREEFERIISPYIETTIELVEKTIKDAGLRKEDIHHLLMVGGSSKIPYVRRRVESTLGVKAESGISPDEVVAMGAAIQAGIIRGEVKGIALVDVTPLSLGVEIDGGIFIPIIHRNTPIPTSASRIFTTITDNQESVEIHILQGERPLAKDNISLGKFELKGIRKAKKGEPRIEVRFQINIDGMLSVSAVDLSTGASQTVHIKDRMILSDEEINKIIRESEKNKQKDEEIRKIGLLRSKYNMISSTIQEKITSIKESDRDLYREIAELMDTIEKLFNQYEVEKIEIKLKELKFLYDQFVEKSFVLR; this is encoded by the coding sequence ATGGTAGGTATTGACTTTGGAACCACGAAATGTGCTATTGGATATTATGATAACGGAGAAGTAAAGATAGTGACTGATAGAAGGGGGAAAAAAACTATACCTTCTGTTGTTGCCTTTTTGCCAGATGGTAGTGTTATAGTAGGTGAGGGGGCTAAAGGTAGGTTATTTATAGATAACAATAATGTAATTAAGTCTGTAAAGAGATATCTTGGTACAAATCATAGATTTGTTATAAATGAAAAAGAATATTCTCCAGAAGAGGTCGCAAGCTTTATATTATCGAAACTTAAAGAGATAGCAGAGTATTATTTAAATGAGATAGTTAAAGATATTGTTATAACTGTGCCTGCATATTTCTCAGATCTTCAAAGGAATGCTTTGAAGAATGCCTGTAAGCTTGCTGGTTTGAATGTTGTAAGAATAATAAATGAACCTACTGCTGCTGCTATTGCTTATGGTCTATCAAAGGTTGACGGTAATAAAAATATTGTAGTGTATGACCTTGGTGGTGGAACATTTGATGTATCCATACTTAATGTTAGTGATGGTGTTTTTGAAGTTTTGGCAACTTCTGGTAACAATTCCTTAGGAGGTGAGGATTTTGACAGAGCAGTAGCAGAAGTTATAATAGAAGAATACAAAAATAAGGAAGGTATTGATTTATCAAGTGATAAAGTTATACTTCAGAAGCTTTATGAAGAAGTTGAAAAGGCAAAGATAAACTTGTCTGAAGAAGAAGTTGTTGAAGTAATAGTACCTTTTGTTGGTGCTACAGAGAATAGTATCAAGCATCTTACATTTACTCTAACGAGAGAAGAGTTTGAAAGAATAATATCTCCTTACATTGAAACGACGATAGAATTGGTTGAGAAGACTATTAAAGATGCTGGTTTAAGAAAGGAAGATATACATCATTTACTTATGGTTGGTGGATCATCGAAAATACCTTATGTTAGAAGAAGAGTTGAGAGTACTCTTGGGGTGAAGGCAGAAAGTGGCATCTCTCCTGACGAAGTTGTTGCTATGGGTGCTGCTATACAAGCAGGTATAATTAGAGGTGAAGTTAAAGGTATAGCACTAGTAGATGTTACACCTCTTTCTCTTGGGGTTGAGATAGATGGTGGTATATTTATACCTATAATTCATAGGAATACTCCCATACCAACGTCGGCAAGTAGAATATTTACAACCATCACAGACAACCAGGAATCTGTCGAGATACATATACTTCAGGGCGAAAGACCTTTGGCAAAAGATAATATATCCCTTGGTAAGTTTGAACTAAAGGGTATAAGAAAAGCTAAAAAAGGTGAACCAAGGATAGAAGTGAGATTTCAAATAAATATAGATGGAATGTTAAGTGTGTCTGCAGTTGATTTGTCAACAGGAGCATCTCAAACAGTTCACATAAAAGATAGAATGATACTTAGTGATGAAGAGATTAATAAAATAATACGGGAAAGTGAAAAAAATAAGCAGAAAGATGAAGAAATAAGAAAAATAGGTCTATTGAGAAGTAAATATAATATGATATCTTCGACAATACAAGAGAAAATAACATCAATAAAAGAGAGTGATAGGGATCTTTATAGGGAAATAGCAGAACTTATGGATACGATAGAGAAGCTTTTCAATCAGTATGAAGTAGAAAAAATAGAGATAAAGCTCAAAGAACTGAAATTTTTGTATGATCAGTTTGTTGAGAAATCTTTTGTACTAAGATAA
- a CDS encoding glycoside hydrolase family 13 protein: MDWKKTIFSEVNYDFVSNPYPRFNEYIKVSFRVLRNNPIRNVYMRAIIDGGSKYIKMTISRQTNYFTYYEGWLKVSQKFINYHFVIDIGSEVLFYTRKGIFTYVPTEDNDFVIIAEFENPDWVPGSVFYQIFPDRFNQGKPEISVKTGEYEYRRHKTIKLDWGTDPLPYHQGFCLDFLGGDLYGIKDKIWYLKSIGVNALYLNPIFKAMTNHRYDTIDYFSVDPHLGGNEALRELVDELHKNDMKIILDISINHTGDQHIWFKKALLDINSEERGFYYFNEKNEYRGWAGLSELPQLNYNSKKLREIIFEDDDSVVKYYIKQFDIDGWRFDVANDTGRNGIDQFGNEIFKRIREGVKSIKKNAYLIGEHWEDNISYLLGDQLDGCMNYFASLRPIRSFAGEVDWFLRNVVEPGRKLRPSTGVELEAQIQQHYTRLPNQIAFLQYNLLGSHDIFRFHNTIYFDRDIYKGMLIILFLLPGATSIYYGDEIALRGRTSDIEGCRYPMEWDESKWDRYFLNLYSTLAKLKRSEKTLHLGAYRPVYADEDTFAFARFDLEKCFIGFISRSQVEKEITIPTYHLGVFDESGKDIFTGEEFRSKDGYLTLKISKKKQCLISFKVQG, encoded by the coding sequence ATGGATTGGAAGAAAACAATATTTTCGGAAGTAAATTATGATTTTGTTTCAAATCCTTATCCAAGATTTAATGAGTACATAAAAGTGAGTTTTAGAGTTTTGAGAAATAACCCTATAAGAAATGTTTATATGAGAGCTATTATTGATGGAGGATCCAAATACATAAAGATGACTATTTCTAGACAAACAAACTATTTTACCTACTATGAAGGGTGGTTAAAGGTGTCTCAGAAATTTATAAACTATCACTTCGTGATTGATATTGGTAGTGAAGTTTTATTTTATACCAGAAAAGGTATATTCACGTATGTTCCTACAGAAGATAACGATTTTGTCATAATAGCGGAATTTGAAAATCCTGATTGGGTTCCAGGTAGTGTTTTTTATCAGATATTCCCTGATAGATTTAATCAGGGCAAACCTGAAATAAGCGTAAAAACTGGCGAGTATGAGTACCGAAGACATAAGACTATAAAATTAGACTGGGGTACAGATCCTTTACCATATCATCAAGGGTTTTGTCTTGATTTTCTAGGTGGAGACTTATATGGAATAAAAGATAAGATATGGTACCTCAAGTCTATAGGGGTGAATGCTTTGTATCTTAACCCTATATTCAAAGCTATGACTAACCATAGATATGATACTATTGACTATTTCAGTGTTGATCCACATTTAGGTGGTAATGAAGCTCTCAGGGAATTAGTAGATGAGTTGCATAAAAACGATATGAAAATTATACTTGATATTTCGATAAATCATACGGGGGATCAGCATATTTGGTTTAAGAAGGCTCTTTTGGACATTAATTCTGAGGAAAGAGGTTTTTACTACTTCAATGAAAAGAATGAATACAGAGGATGGGCTGGATTATCTGAACTTCCTCAGCTAAACTACAACTCAAAGAAGTTGAGAGAAATAATATTTGAAGATGATGACTCTGTTGTAAAGTATTACATAAAACAATTTGATATAGATGGTTGGAGGTTTGATGTTGCGAACGACACGGGTAGAAATGGTATAGATCAGTTCGGGAATGAGATATTTAAGAGAATAAGAGAAGGAGTTAAGAGTATCAAGAAAAATGCTTATCTAATAGGTGAACATTGGGAAGATAACATAAGTTATTTACTAGGAGATCAACTAGATGGATGTATGAATTATTTTGCCTCTCTAAGACCGATTAGATCATTTGCTGGAGAAGTTGATTGGTTTCTGAGAAATGTAGTTGAGCCGGGTAGGAAGCTAAGACCAAGTACAGGGGTAGAACTAGAAGCTCAAATACAACAACATTATACAAGATTACCTAATCAGATAGCGTTCTTGCAGTACAACTTGTTAGGATCTCATGATATATTCAGATTCCACAATACTATTTATTTCGATAGAGATATATACAAGGGAATGCTTATTATTCTCTTCCTTCTTCCTGGAGCAACATCGATATATTATGGTGATGAAATAGCCTTAAGAGGAAGAACTAGTGATATTGAAGGATGTAGATATCCTATGGAGTGGGATGAAAGTAAATGGGATAGGTATTTTTTGAATCTTTACTCAACTCTTGCTAAGTTAAAGAGATCAGAGAAAACATTACATCTTGGTGCTTATAGACCTGTTTATGCTGATGAGGATACGTTTGCTTTTGCAAGGTTTGATTTGGAGAAATGTTTCATAGGGTTTATTAGTAGGTCCCAAGTTGAAAAAGAAATAACTATACCTACTTATCACCTTGGAGTTTTTGATGAAAGTGGTAAAGACATCTTTACTGGAGAAGAGTTTAGGTCTAAAGATGGTTATTTAACACTTAAAATTTCAAAGAAAAAGCAATGCTTAATTTCGTTTAAGGTACAGGGATAA